The Paenibacillus uliginis N3/975 genome has a window encoding:
- a CDS encoding bifunctional homocysteine S-methyltransferase/methylenetetrahydrofolate reductase, producing MRPDLRQAWGNKVLIGDGAMGTFLYQKGFPVGISYEELNLTSPEVIGDVHRQYIEAGAQVLESNTFSANYDKLSKYGLESRVDEINRAGVRIAREAAGKDGYVVGAIGSIRGGKRNNISTDELKRHFEQQIHSLLSEGVDGIVLETFYDVEEMLLALSQVRKVSDMPVISQFAVEDIARTLDGHTMTEAFRIVSQEGADVFGFNCRTGPNGMLRALETLQGVKTLPASVFPNAGIADYVDGEYRYGASPEYFGKMAVQFADMGARIIGGCCGTTPAHIAEISSALTNYIPSPLPEPSMEDVDRDRIVLHEHPEQEQGMEQSGEPTLVDLVKERHTVIVELDPPRDLDITKFMKGAEALKRAGVDALTMADNSLAVTRMSNMALGHLVHSRTGLRPLIHIACRDRNLIGTQSHMMGFDALGIDHVLAVTGDPARFGDLPGSSSVYDLTSFEIIRMIKQLNEGVAFSGKPLKQKAKFVVGAAFNPNVRHLDKAVQRLEKKIASGADYVMTQPVYDPELIVKLREATKHLDIPIFIGIMPLASGRNAEYLHNEVPGIQLSDEVRERMAGLEGEEGRSMGVKIGKELLDVAAEHFKGIYLMTPFMFYEMTAQLTEYVWELSDRRLSPLFH from the coding sequence ATGAGACCGGATCTGCGACAAGCATGGGGAAACAAGGTACTAATCGGGGATGGAGCGATGGGTACTTTCTTATATCAAAAAGGTTTCCCGGTAGGGATATCCTATGAGGAGTTGAATCTGACCTCCCCGGAAGTCATAGGAGATGTACATCGCCAGTATATAGAAGCTGGTGCTCAGGTACTCGAGAGCAATACGTTTTCTGCGAATTACGATAAACTTTCGAAGTATGGTCTTGAATCGAGAGTGGATGAGATAAACCGGGCAGGCGTACGCATTGCTCGTGAAGCCGCTGGCAAGGACGGATACGTTGTCGGGGCAATAGGCTCCATACGTGGAGGGAAGCGGAACAATATATCGACCGATGAGCTGAAAAGGCACTTTGAACAACAGATTCATTCACTGCTGTCGGAGGGCGTGGATGGTATAGTGCTGGAAACCTTTTATGATGTTGAGGAAATGCTTCTGGCTTTATCCCAGGTGCGTAAGGTAAGTGATATGCCGGTTATCTCTCAGTTTGCGGTGGAAGATATCGCTAGAACACTTGATGGACATACGATGACAGAAGCGTTTCGCATTGTTTCTCAGGAAGGTGCGGATGTATTCGGATTCAACTGCCGGACTGGACCTAATGGAATGCTGCGTGCCCTGGAGACACTACAGGGAGTCAAGACACTACCGGCTTCAGTATTTCCTAACGCGGGTATTGCCGATTATGTGGACGGTGAATACCGTTACGGAGCCAGTCCTGAATACTTCGGGAAAATGGCAGTGCAGTTTGCTGACATGGGGGCCCGGATTATCGGGGGCTGCTGTGGGACGACACCGGCGCATATCGCCGAGATTTCGTCTGCTCTTACGAACTACATTCCGTCTCCGCTGCCGGAGCCTTCTATGGAAGACGTAGACCGAGACCGGATCGTACTGCATGAACATCCGGAACAAGAACAAGGAATGGAACAGAGCGGCGAGCCTACACTTGTTGATCTTGTAAAGGAGCGGCATACGGTCATTGTCGAACTGGACCCGCCTCGTGATCTAGATATTACAAAATTCATGAAGGGCGCTGAAGCGTTAAAAAGAGCGGGAGTAGACGCGCTGACGATGGCCGACAATTCGCTGGCTGTCACCCGGATGAGCAATATGGCACTTGGCCATCTTGTTCACAGCCGTACCGGTCTCCGGCCTTTGATTCACATCGCTTGCCGGGACCGGAACTTGATTGGGACGCAGTCCCACATGATGGGCTTTGATGCACTTGGAATTGATCATGTACTGGCTGTCACAGGCGATCCTGCCCGGTTCGGGGATTTACCGGGTTCCAGCTCTGTTTATGATCTGACTTCCTTTGAAATTATACGCATGATCAAGCAGTTGAACGAGGGCGTGGCTTTCTCGGGTAAGCCTCTGAAGCAGAAGGCGAAGTTTGTTGTTGGGGCAGCGTTTAATCCGAATGTAAGGCATCTTGATAAAGCGGTGCAGCGGCTGGAGAAAAAAATAGCCAGCGGTGCCGACTATGTGATGACCCAGCCAGTGTATGATCCGGAACTCATCGTAAAGTTGAGGGAAGCTACCAAGCATCTGGACATTCCAATTTTTATCGGGATTATGCCTTTAGCAAGCGGTCGGAATGCAGAGTATCTTCATAATGAAGTGCCTGGTATCCAGTTGTCCGACGAAGTGCGTGAACGGATGGCTGGCCTTGAAGGTGAAGAGGGCAGGTCTATGGGTGTGAAGATTGGGAAAGAACTATTGGATGTCGCGGCTGAGCATTTTAAAGGCATATACCTGATGACACCGTTTATGTTTTATGAGATGACGGCCCAGTTAACAGAATACGTATGGGAGTTATCCGACCGCCGATTGTCCCCCTTGTTTCATTAA
- the dapF gene encoding diaminopimelate epimerase, producing MLFTKMNGLGNDFIIVYGEKDLPINAAELAVKWCNRFFGIGADGLVYILPSDKADFKMRIMNSDGSEAEQCGNAIRCVARYVYDHGYANGSEVTIETLGAGVQKVNLKMDGNQVRSVRVDMGEPILEGLKVPTTLDHNPVVKHPIEVDGRQFSFTAVSMGNPHCVIYVDDAVHFDLSVWGPKLEVHPFFPKKINVEIATIKARNYVDMRVWERGVGPTLACGTGACATLVASVLNGKTDRAAVISLKGGDLFIEWDKADNHVYMTGPAEMVFEGEIPIELRAAGIQ from the coding sequence ATGTTATTCACGAAAATGAACGGACTTGGAAATGATTTTATTATCGTATACGGCGAGAAGGATCTACCGATTAATGCTGCAGAACTAGCTGTAAAATGGTGCAATCGATTTTTCGGAATCGGGGCCGACGGACTTGTATATATATTGCCTTCTGACAAAGCCGACTTTAAGATGCGAATCATGAATTCTGACGGTTCTGAAGCCGAGCAATGCGGAAATGCCATTCGTTGTGTGGCTAGATACGTCTACGATCACGGATATGCCAATGGCAGTGAGGTCACGATTGAAACGCTAGGGGCAGGCGTACAGAAAGTCAATCTCAAAATGGATGGGAATCAGGTCCGAAGCGTAAGGGTAGATATGGGAGAACCAATACTTGAAGGGTTGAAGGTTCCAACTACGCTGGATCACAACCCGGTAGTGAAACATCCAATCGAGGTGGACGGACGGCAATTCAGCTTTACGGCTGTGTCGATGGGCAATCCTCACTGCGTGATCTATGTAGATGATGCCGTTCACTTTGACCTATCGGTATGGGGACCGAAGCTGGAAGTCCATCCGTTTTTTCCGAAAAAGATCAACGTTGAAATTGCTACCATAAAGGCGCGGAATTATGTGGATATGCGTGTGTGGGAGCGGGGTGTCGGGCCTACGCTGGCTTGCGGGACTGGTGCATGCGCAACTTTGGTAGCGTCAGTGCTGAACGGCAAAACGGATCGGGCTGCTGTTATCTCACTTAAAGGCGGTGATTTGTTCATTGAATGGGATAAGGCTGATAACCATGTATATATGACAGGTCCGGCTGAGATGGTATTTGAAGGAGAGATTCCGATAGAGCTGCGGGCTGCAGGGATACAGTAA
- a CDS encoding calcium-translocating P-type ATPase, SERCA-type: MEQKLWHQMDVDELQQVMRVHPQQGLTEEEAGERRKTSGLNELSEGKKISPFTLLLNQFKDFMVLVLLGATLVSGLLGEYLDAVTIIAIILINGVLGFVQEFRAERSLRALKQLSAPTSKVLRDGKVIHIAAKGLVPGDIILVESGDRIPADVRWLETSSCSVEESALTGESLPVNKHSEPISEHDVPLGDLKNIGYMGTMVSRGTAKGMVVRTGMDTEMGKIADLIQNTESQETPLQHRLEQLGKILIGVSLALTVLVVVTGILHGQPAAGMFLAGVSLAVAAIPEGLPAIVTIALALGVQRMIKRKAIVRKLPSVETLGCASVICSDKTGTLTQNKMTVTRVWIGGRMLEVTGQGYEPSGQILKDGKSVELRTDQALRRLLQIGGLCNNAEIHESTSEETRSKRKGKEEELQPVSWELKGDPTEGALLTLSAKMGLSQGTLAASYQRDKEFPFDSERKLMSVIVSHQGGRLLCTKGAPDVLLDACTYILWEGNVVPLTGTLRQKVLAANESMASSALRVLGMAYRDLRSYDKPESEREAECQLIFTGLAGMIDPPRREVRDAIATCRRAGIKTVMITGDHRTTAEAIASQLGIMPRNGHSMTGQELSRLDDKQLDAKVDQTYVYARVSPEHKLRIVKSLQRKGHVVAMTGDGVNDAPAIKASDIGIAMGITGTDVTKEASALVLSDDNFSTIVAAIEEGRSIYENIRKFIRYLLASNVGEILTMFFAMMMGLPLPLVPIQILWVNLVTDGLPAMALGVDQPEKDLMEHKPRGAKENIFARRLGWKIISRGVLIGLCTLGAFWLTLRTAPDQAGQLAKAQTVAFATLVMAQLIHVFDCRSSRSIFHRNPLQNKYLVLAVLSSVLLMLGVIYIEALQPIFKTVPLGLRDWAITLVGAGIPTFLMGVGSVWGGKRHRDRRNMMTKSANLSA, encoded by the coding sequence ATGGAACAAAAGTTATGGCACCAGATGGATGTTGATGAACTGCAGCAGGTGATGCGGGTGCATCCGCAGCAGGGCCTCACGGAAGAGGAAGCAGGAGAAAGACGGAAAACCAGCGGGTTGAACGAACTGTCCGAGGGCAAGAAAATATCTCCGTTCACACTGTTGTTGAATCAATTCAAGGACTTCATGGTGCTCGTGCTCCTTGGTGCCACGTTGGTATCCGGTCTGCTCGGAGAATACCTAGATGCCGTGACCATCATCGCCATCATTTTAATTAATGGAGTGCTCGGCTTTGTACAAGAATTTCGGGCCGAACGTTCACTCCGGGCATTGAAACAGCTGTCAGCACCTACTTCCAAAGTGCTGCGGGACGGAAAAGTAATCCATATTGCGGCAAAAGGATTGGTTCCGGGAGATATTATTCTGGTAGAAAGCGGAGACCGGATTCCAGCGGATGTCCGCTGGCTGGAGACAAGCAGCTGCAGTGTGGAAGAATCGGCTTTAACCGGTGAATCGCTGCCTGTGAACAAACATTCAGAGCCTATTTCAGAGCATGATGTACCTCTTGGTGACCTGAAAAATATCGGGTACATGGGCACGATGGTATCCCGCGGAACAGCGAAGGGAATGGTCGTCCGTACAGGGATGGATACCGAGATGGGCAAAATTGCGGATTTGATTCAAAATACTGAATCCCAGGAAACTCCGCTGCAGCATCGTTTGGAGCAACTTGGAAAAATACTGATCGGCGTCTCACTTGCACTGACCGTTTTGGTTGTTGTTACGGGAATTTTGCATGGCCAGCCGGCGGCAGGCATGTTCCTGGCAGGAGTCAGCCTTGCTGTTGCCGCGATTCCTGAAGGTCTTCCAGCCATCGTGACCATAGCGCTGGCGCTTGGTGTGCAGCGGATGATCAAACGTAAAGCTATCGTAAGAAAACTCCCATCGGTTGAAACGCTAGGCTGCGCTTCTGTTATCTGTTCGGACAAAACCGGTACGTTGACGCAAAATAAAATGACGGTAACCCGCGTCTGGATTGGTGGCCGGATGCTGGAAGTTACGGGACAAGGCTATGAGCCATCCGGTCAAATCCTGAAGGACGGAAAGTCCGTCGAGCTCCGGACGGATCAAGCTTTACGAAGACTTCTACAGATCGGCGGTCTGTGCAACAATGCCGAAATTCATGAGAGTACGTCTGAAGAAACAAGGTCAAAACGCAAGGGTAAGGAAGAAGAGCTGCAGCCTGTCAGCTGGGAGCTCAAGGGTGATCCGACAGAGGGCGCGCTGCTTACACTCTCTGCAAAAATGGGGCTTAGCCAGGGTACACTCGCTGCTTCTTATCAGCGTGATAAGGAATTCCCATTCGACTCCGAACGTAAACTGATGTCTGTTATTGTCAGTCACCAAGGCGGACGCTTGCTATGTACTAAAGGTGCGCCGGATGTGCTGCTAGATGCTTGTACTTATATTTTATGGGAAGGCAATGTCGTACCTTTGACCGGGACGCTACGGCAAAAGGTGCTGGCGGCCAACGAATCCATGGCTTCCTCGGCACTGCGCGTACTCGGGATGGCATATCGGGATCTTCGTTCTTACGATAAGCCGGAATCTGAACGAGAGGCTGAATGTCAACTTATCTTTACGGGGCTTGCCGGTATGATTGATCCTCCGCGTCGTGAAGTCCGGGATGCGATTGCAACATGCCGCCGGGCGGGAATCAAGACGGTTATGATTACGGGAGATCATCGCACGACAGCGGAAGCCATCGCAAGTCAGCTTGGTATTATGCCGCGTAATGGACATTCGATGACCGGGCAGGAACTGTCCCGTCTTGACGACAAGCAACTGGATGCGAAGGTCGATCAGACATACGTATATGCCCGAGTCTCACCTGAGCACAAGCTGAGAATTGTAAAGTCGCTCCAGCGAAAGGGACATGTGGTCGCTATGACCGGAGACGGTGTCAACGATGCCCCTGCGATCAAGGCGTCGGATATCGGTATAGCTATGGGGATTACGGGTACGGATGTGACCAAAGAAGCCTCAGCGCTAGTACTGAGCGACGATAACTTCTCCACCATCGTAGCCGCGATTGAAGAAGGGCGGAGCATATACGAAAATATCCGTAAGTTTATCAGATATCTCCTTGCCTCTAATGTTGGCGAAATATTGACGATGTTCTTTGCTATGATGATGGGTCTGCCGCTGCCATTGGTACCGATTCAGATTTTGTGGGTGAACCTTGTGACCGACGGACTTCCTGCTATGGCGCTCGGGGTTGATCAGCCTGAGAAAGATTTAATGGAGCATAAGCCGCGCGGGGCCAAGGAAAATATATTTGCAAGACGTCTCGGATGGAAGATTATCAGCCGCGGTGTGTTGATCGGTCTGTGTACATTGGGAGCCTTCTGGCTTACGCTGCGGACAGCACCGGATCAGGCCGGACAGCTGGCTAAGGCGCAGACAGTGGCATTTGCCACCCTCGTCATGGCTCAGTTGATTCACGTGTTCGACTGCCGTAGCTCACGGTCCATTTTCCACCGTAATCCGCTTCAGAACAAATATCTGGTATTAGCCGTACTGTCTTCGGTACTGCTCATGCTGGGTGTTATATACATCGAAGCTCTGCAGCCGATATTTAAAACGGTTCCGCTGGGACTGAGAGATTGGGCGATCACGCTTGTTGGTGCCGGTATTCCAACATTCTTGATGGGTGTAGGTAGCGTGTGGGGTGGTAAGCGTCACCGTGACCGCCGCAACATGATGACGAAAAGTGCAAATCTTTCGGCATAA
- a CDS encoding Rqc2 family fibronectin-binding protein produces the protein MALDGIVTRAIVHELTACRGARISKIYQPNERDIVLHIRSQNGNAKILLSANPTYPRVHLTEESFLNPPEAPMFCMLMRKHCESGIIEEIKQIGMERIIHIRVRQRDELGDVSSKTIIIELMGRHSNIILLDHSTGTILDGIHHVTPAISSYRIIMPGVAYTEPPQQNKLNPLETVQEQFRESCLLSSDDPIACLVDSFSGMSPLAAQEIAHRAGYTTGGDPSSAEKDCGGLWNAFSEIMTEVENHRYTPVSGVNVKGKMVFSVIPLTMLPGQTEHYDSPSKCLEDYYGDKAQRDTVKQKVSDLLRFLQNERSKNIKKLDKLHEDLEEAGDADRYRISGELLFASLHSIQKGDKQAELLNYYDEDQQMITIPLDPLLSPSDNAQRYFKKYNKYKNSLAVIDEQLIKTREEISYIENLLQQLAHASLNDIDEIREELIQQGYLRDRSRKTRKKKKNDKPTLHMYTSSEGIELYVGKNNLQNEYVTNRLASSNDTWLHTKDIPGSHVVIRSDSFGENTLQEAAQLAAYYSQAKESSSVPVDYTLIRHVRKPSGSKPGFVIYDHQKTLFVTPDAQLIKSLPNVIKNQRK, from the coding sequence ATGGCATTGGACGGTATTGTAACACGGGCGATTGTGCATGAGCTTACAGCTTGTCGGGGCGCCCGGATCAGTAAAATATATCAACCGAATGAACGGGATATTGTGCTCCACATCCGATCACAGAACGGAAACGCCAAGATTTTGCTTTCCGCAAATCCGACGTATCCCCGGGTGCACCTGACGGAAGAGAGCTTCCTCAACCCGCCCGAAGCTCCGATGTTCTGTATGCTGATGCGGAAACATTGTGAGAGCGGAATTATCGAGGAAATCAAACAAATCGGCATGGAACGAATCATCCACATCCGTGTCCGGCAGCGGGATGAACTTGGAGATGTTTCCTCCAAAACGATCATCATTGAACTTATGGGCCGTCACAGCAACATCATCCTCCTGGATCATTCCACAGGAACCATACTCGACGGAATCCATCACGTCACACCAGCGATCAGCAGCTACCGGATCATTATGCCGGGGGTGGCTTACACTGAACCTCCGCAGCAGAATAAGCTGAATCCACTGGAGACCGTGCAGGAACAGTTCCGGGAATCTTGTCTGCTCAGTTCAGATGATCCTATTGCATGCCTGGTAGATTCTTTTAGCGGAATGAGTCCTCTTGCAGCACAGGAGATTGCCCATCGGGCTGGTTATACGACTGGTGGAGATCCTTCCAGTGCCGAGAAAGACTGCGGCGGGTTATGGAACGCTTTTTCCGAAATAATGACCGAAGTTGAAAACCACCGCTACACACCCGTGAGCGGAGTGAACGTCAAAGGGAAAATGGTATTTTCCGTCATCCCGCTCACAATGCTTCCGGGGCAAACAGAGCATTACGACTCCCCTAGCAAATGTCTGGAAGATTACTACGGCGACAAGGCTCAGCGGGATACCGTTAAGCAGAAGGTGAGCGATCTGCTCCGTTTCCTGCAGAACGAACGCTCCAAAAACATCAAGAAGCTCGATAAGCTGCATGAGGATCTGGAGGAAGCCGGAGACGCTGACCGTTACCGCATTTCCGGCGAGCTGCTATTCGCCTCACTGCACAGTATTCAAAAGGGTGACAAACAAGCAGAACTGCTTAATTATTACGACGAGGATCAGCAAATGATCACCATCCCGCTTGATCCTCTGCTGTCTCCGTCCGATAACGCACAGCGTTATTTCAAGAAGTACAACAAATACAAAAACAGCCTGGCCGTTATCGATGAACAGCTCATCAAGACCCGTGAGGAGATCAGTTATATTGAAAACCTGCTGCAACAATTGGCCCACGCCTCACTGAACGATATTGACGAGATACGAGAAGAGCTGATCCAGCAAGGCTATCTACGCGACCGTAGCCGCAAGACACGAAAGAAGAAAAAGAATGACAAACCTACACTGCATATGTACACTTCATCGGAAGGGATCGAGCTATACGTAGGTAAAAACAACTTGCAAAATGAATATGTCACGAACCGTCTGGCCTCGTCGAACGACACCTGGCTTCATACAAAAGATATTCCCGGTTCTCACGTGGTCATCCGCAGCGACAGTTTCGGGGAGAACACATTGCAGGAAGCTGCCCAATTGGCCGCCTATTACAGTCAAGCCAAAGAATCCAGCAGCGTGCCCGTTGATTACACGTTGATCCGTCATGTTCGTAAGCCAAGCGGCTCGAAACCGGGGTTTGTCATCTATGATCACCAAAAGACGCTATTTGTGACACCGGATGCACAGCTCATCAAGAGCCTGCCGAATGTTATTAAGAACCAGAGAAAGTAA
- a CDS encoding PHP domain-containing protein, whose product MESGQQTSSMADRRKGCDLHTHTLASDGMNEPSENVRLAYEKGLYAIAITDHDTVSGVQEALEAGKRYGMTVVPGVEISTMAGGKDIHILGYYVDTEDKDFLNRLSNLRNTRNERNEKIIRNLQSLGIEITMEEVISGLDRDLKPDESIGRPHIADTLVKKGFASNMRDAFDRYLAHGGLAYAAQPRISPQEACSWIREAGGTAVLAHPGLYDDDGLVSEIIKEAHPSGIEVFHSDHGPEEERRYGAMAEDFGLIVTAGSDYHGERQGAVFHGDIGNRSVPEDVLEQLKAARG is encoded by the coding sequence ATGGAATCGGGTCAACAAACGTCATCAATGGCTGACAGAAGAAAAGGCTGCGATCTTCATACACATACGCTGGCTTCGGACGGGATGAACGAGCCCTCCGAGAACGTGCGCCTTGCGTACGAAAAAGGTCTATACGCTATTGCGATAACTGATCATGACACGGTTTCTGGTGTTCAAGAGGCTCTTGAAGCGGGTAAGCGTTACGGGATGACAGTTGTCCCAGGCGTGGAAATCAGCACCATGGCAGGTGGTAAGGATATTCATATTCTTGGATATTACGTAGATACGGAAGACAAAGATTTTCTGAACCGTCTGTCCAATCTGCGTAATACGAGAAATGAGCGCAACGAGAAAATCATTCGTAATCTGCAAAGTCTTGGTATTGAAATAACGATGGAAGAGGTTATTTCAGGCCTTGATCGGGATTTGAAGCCGGATGAAAGCATTGGCCGTCCTCATATAGCAGACACACTCGTAAAAAAAGGATTTGCCTCGAATATGCGTGATGCATTTGACCGTTACCTGGCGCACGGGGGTCTAGCCTACGCTGCTCAGCCTCGCATTTCTCCGCAGGAAGCGTGTTCGTGGATAAGAGAGGCTGGCGGAACGGCGGTATTGGCGCATCCGGGTCTGTATGATGATGACGGACTTGTAAGTGAAATTATTAAGGAGGCCCATCCATCTGGTATTGAAGTTTTCCACTCGGATCACGGACCAGAGGAAGAACGCCGTTATGGGGCAATGGCTGAGGATTTTGGTCTGATCGTGACGGCAGGCTCCGATTATCACGGTGAGCGGCAGGGAGCTGTGTTTCATGGGGATATTGGCAATCGCTCTGTGCCTGAAGATGTGCTGGAGCAGTTAAAGGCTGCGCGTGGATAG
- a CDS encoding YlbG family protein produces MLAERTGYIIWVSDVKAARNLEKYGSVHYISRRMQYVVMYVNADRADETVKNIRRLSYVRKIERSYRNEIKTEYSSNVPDKTKFFGP; encoded by the coding sequence ATGCTGGCGGAACGAACCGGTTATATTATTTGGGTAAGTGATGTGAAAGCAGCAAGAAACCTTGAGAAATACGGCAGTGTGCACTATATTTCACGTCGAATGCAATATGTTGTAATGTACGTTAACGCTGATCGTGCGGACGAGACAGTCAAGAATATTCGCAGACTTTCCTACGTCCGTAAAATCGAGCGTTCGTACCGGAACGAGATTAAGACGGAATACAGCAGTAACGTGCCTGACAAGACCAAATTTTTCGGACCATGA
- a CDS encoding YlbF family regulator, giving the protein MSVSELNTVDMAEVLTYAYELGDMINASVEVADYLYWKQAVENDPGIQALINKLDAKKELFEETQRFGHFHPNYHSAKDEVSAVEAELEAFEAVVRFKVAEKNLDDLLFNMSEKIAFSVSDTIKVPSNNALPKKGCASGGGCQCG; this is encoded by the coding sequence ATGAGCGTATCGGAATTGAACACGGTTGATATGGCCGAAGTGCTCACCTACGCCTATGAATTGGGCGACATGATTAATGCATCCGTCGAGGTGGCGGATTATCTATATTGGAAACAGGCTGTTGAGAACGATCCGGGAATTCAGGCCCTGATTAATAAACTTGACGCCAAGAAGGAATTGTTCGAGGAAACACAGCGGTTCGGTCATTTCCACCCTAATTATCATTCGGCTAAAGATGAAGTTAGTGCGGTAGAAGCGGAGCTTGAAGCATTTGAAGCTGTTGTGCGGTTTAAGGTTGCAGAGAAGAACCTGGATGATCTGCTGTTTAATATGTCCGAGAAAATCGCATTTTCAGTGTCGGACACGATTAAAGTTCCAAGCAACAACGCCCTTCCAAAAAAAGGGTGCGCAAGCGGCGGCGGCTGCCAGTGCGGCTGA
- a CDS encoding helicase-associated domain-containing protein yields MMDIQDRSPRQLPTSEQNVLYRIWTAFAGQVFDEEKLLSLDIPPLIGAEVLTAFLGLRQDGWVKAVKKAWGERLYFIPSERLLFVQEAFFTPSQTLEEVSAAILSFEAKLGLALDVFNALVYGAKNGGFPLTSKGTVHKKHIQKLDEPEGLTGSDIAAIGLQYAHSDAYPPRAAVLLDLLLSLGLLSKESNALVLKEDALQEWLDLSLERMNSLLFQSIMERYGRTNPESQHLRQLLCHKGFREDVWYDVDRLLDEMTAAGIEMKERRNELYDEGKAWLRFLAGAGWADVGTSNDEHLLIRWKIPAGRFLKGEVDDRTASATGYLFIQPDYEVMVPPDTPFSVRWSLAQCAERVSDDHMSVYRLTKGSVALAADLGMSPEQVTDFIVSQALSGVPDNVAAALAQWGREVGRTSFAELTVMQCETVEEGDQIAAHPKLTEWIHRLGPLYFAVKPEHVTEIRKILTVAGLPPKRQIGGFDQTAGQWRQEEHRQAEAERTDSLYRKGDYDHFKSSGLVYSGRNEHYFQPDSEIPDKQDLFPGLAKIPVMWTRDWRSYHSTTAKQIMEQALDWKVKVELGMENKKTEFIPKRLFRNPWRVSGLIYSSDSEKPEQIELSEGGWQEMRLIVPGQS; encoded by the coding sequence ATGATGGATATTCAAGACAGGTCACCCCGCCAATTACCAACATCGGAACAAAACGTATTGTATCGGATTTGGACTGCTTTTGCCGGCCAGGTATTTGATGAGGAAAAGCTGCTTTCCCTTGATATCCCGCCACTCATCGGGGCTGAAGTGCTGACCGCCTTCTTGGGTCTCAGGCAAGACGGATGGGTGAAAGCAGTCAAGAAAGCCTGGGGCGAGCGATTATACTTCATTCCCTCGGAAAGACTGCTCTTTGTGCAGGAAGCTTTTTTTACACCATCCCAGACTCTGGAGGAAGTTTCTGCAGCGATTCTGTCGTTTGAGGCGAAGCTGGGACTGGCTCTGGATGTATTTAATGCGTTGGTGTACGGTGCGAAGAATGGTGGTTTTCCGCTAACTTCAAAAGGGACAGTACATAAAAAGCATATTCAAAAGCTGGATGAACCTGAGGGCCTTACAGGATCGGATATTGCCGCCATCGGGCTGCAGTATGCCCATTCGGATGCCTATCCTCCACGTGCTGCCGTGCTGCTGGACCTACTCCTTAGTCTGGGGTTGCTGTCCAAGGAGAGTAACGCCCTTGTGTTAAAGGAGGATGCACTTCAAGAATGGCTGGATCTGTCACTGGAGCGTATGAATAGTCTCCTCTTTCAGAGCATTATGGAAAGATACGGTCGAACGAATCCGGAAAGTCAGCATTTACGCCAGTTATTGTGTCATAAGGGCTTTAGAGAAGACGTCTGGTATGATGTGGACCGCCTGCTGGACGAAATGACGGCTGCAGGTATCGAGATGAAGGAGCGCAGGAATGAATTATATGATGAAGGAAAGGCATGGCTCCGTTTTCTGGCAGGGGCGGGCTGGGCTGATGTAGGCACAAGTAATGACGAACATTTGCTGATCCGGTGGAAAATACCTGCTGGACGATTTCTCAAAGGCGAGGTCGACGACAGGACTGCTTCTGCTACAGGGTACTTATTTATTCAGCCGGATTATGAAGTTATGGTGCCGCCGGATACCCCCTTCTCAGTTCGTTGGAGCTTGGCCCAGTGTGCAGAACGTGTATCCGATGACCATATGTCGGTTTACCGTCTTACCAAAGGATCTGTTGCGCTTGCAGCTGATCTGGGGATGAGCCCGGAACAGGTGACTGATTTTATTGTCAGCCAGGCGCTCTCTGGTGTACCTGACAATGTGGCGGCAGCTCTCGCACAGTGGGGACGTGAAGTGGGTAGAACTTCATTTGCGGAACTAACTGTAATGCAGTGTGAAACGGTGGAAGAAGGTGATCAGATCGCGGCTCATCCCAAATTAACGGAGTGGATTCATCGCCTGGGCCCCCTGTATTTTGCCGTAAAGCCCGAACATGTAACCGAAATCAGAAAGATCCTTACAGTTGCCGGACTTCCGCCTAAACGCCAGATTGGCGGTTTTGATCAGACTGCTGGCCAATGGCGGCAAGAGGAACATCGACAAGCAGAAGCAGAAAGAACGGACAGCCTTTACCGAAAAGGGGATTACGATCATTTCAAATCCTCGGGTCTTGTATATAGTGGAAGGAATGAGCATTATTTTCAGCCAGATTCCGAAATACCGGACAAGCAGGATCTGTTTCCCGGACTTGCAAAGATTCCTGTCATGTGGACAAGGGATTGGCGCAGTTATCACAGTACAACAGCTAAGCAAATCATGGAACAGGCGCTGGATTGGAAAGTTAAGGTGGAGCTTGGTATGGAAAATAAAAAAACCGAATTTATACCGAAACGGCTGTTCCGTAATCCATGGAGGGTATCTGGGCTGATATATTCATCAGACTCGGAGAAGCCGGAACAGATTGAGCTGAGTGAAGGCGGATGGCAGGAGATGAGACTGATTGTGCCGGGTCAATCCTGA